In Turicibacter sanguinis, a genomic segment contains:
- a CDS encoding KH domain-containing protein, which produces MNYISLIENLIRPLIQHQEDLRIKEFPSEDEYILFQVMVNKEDIGRVIGKQGKTANAIRTIAYAAGSKNRKKIRINIDSY; this is translated from the coding sequence GTGAACTATATTTCATTAATTGAAAATTTGATTCGCCCGCTCATTCAACATCAAGAAGATCTACGTATAAAAGAGTTTCCTAGTGAAGATGAATACATTCTCTTTCAAGTTATGGTTAATAAGGAAGATATAGGACGTGTTATCGGTAAACAAGGTAAAACAGCAAATGCGATTCGCACAATTGCATATGCAGCGGGATCAAAGAATAGAAAAAAAATAAGAATTAATATCGATTCTTATTGA